The Leclercia adecarboxylata genome has a segment encoding these proteins:
- a CDS encoding Tn3-like element TnAs3 family transposase → MPRRSILSAAERESLLALPDSKDDLIRHYTFNDTDLSIIRQRRGPANRLGFAVQLCYLRFPGVILGVDELPFPPLLKLVADQLKVGVESWNEYGQREQTRREHLSELQTVFGFRPFTMSHYRQAVQMLTELAMQTDKGIVLASALIGHLRRQSVILPALNAVERASAEAITRANRRIYDALAEPLADAHRRRLDDLLKRRDNGKTTWLAWLRQSPAKPNSRHMLEHIERLKAWQALDLPTGIERLVHQNRLLKIAREGGQMTPADLAKFEPQRRYATLVALATVTDEIIDLHDRILGKLFNAAKNKHQQQFQASGKAINAKVRLYGRIGQALIDAKQSGRDAFAAIEAVMSWDSFAESVTEAQKLAQPDDFDFLHRIGESYATLRRYAPEFLAVLKLRAAPAAKNVLDAIEVLRGMNTDNARKLPADAPTGFIKPRWQKLVMTDAGIDRRYYELCALSELKNSLRSGDIWVQGSRQFKDFEDYLVPPEKFTSLKQSSELPLAVATDCEQYLHERLTLLEAQLATVNRMAAANDLPDAIITESGLKITPLDAAVPDTAQALIDQTAMVLPHVKITELLLEVDEWTGFTRHFTHLKSGDLAKDKNLLLTTILADAINLGLTKMAESCPGTTYAKLAWLQAWHTRDETYSTALAELVNAQFRHPFAGHWGDGTTSSSDGQNFRTASKAKSTGHINPKYGSSPGRTFYTHISDQYAPFHTKVVNVGLRDSTYVLDGLLYHESDLRIEEHYTDTAGFTDHVFALMHLLGFRFAPRIRDLGDTKLYIPKGDAAYDALKPMIGGTLNIKHVRAHWDEILRLATSIKQGTVTASLMLRKLGSYPRQNGLAVALRELGRIERTLFILDWLQSVELRRRVHAGLNKGEARNALARAVFFNRLGEIRDRSFEQQRYRASGLNLVTAAIVLWNTVYLERAAHALRGNGHAVDDSLLQYLSPLGWEHINLTGDYLWRSSAKIGAGKFRPLRPLQPA, encoded by the coding sequence ATGCCACGTCGTTCCATCCTGTCCGCCGCCGAGCGGGAAAGCCTGCTGGCGTTGCCGGACTCCAAGGACGACCTGATCCGACATTACACATTCAACGATACCGACCTCTCGATCATCCGACAGCGGCGCGGGCCAGCCAATCGGCTGGGCTTCGCGGTGCAGCTCTGTTACCTGCGCTTTCCCGGCGTCATCCTGGGCGTCGATGAACTACCGTTCCCGCCCTTGTTGAAGCTGGTCGCCGACCAGCTCAAGGTCGGCGTCGAAAGCTGGAACGAGTACGGCCAGCGGGAGCAGACCCGGCGCGAGCACCTGAGCGAGCTGCAAACCGTGTTCGGTTTCCGGCCCTTCACCATGAGCCATTACCGGCAGGCCGTCCAGATGCTGACCGAGCTGGCGATGCAAACCGACAAAGGCATCGTGCTGGCCAGCGCCTTGATCGGGCACCTGCGGCGGCAGTCGGTCATTCTGCCCGCCCTCAACGCCGTCGAGCGGGCGAGTGCCGAGGCGATCACCCGTGCTAACCGGCGCATCTACGACGCCTTGGCCGAACCACTGGCGGACGCGCATCGCCGCCGCCTCGACGATCTGCTCAAGCGCCGGGACAACGGCAAGACGACCTGGTTGGCTTGGTTGCGCCAGTCTCCGGCCAAGCCAAATTCGCGGCATATGCTGGAACACATCGAACGCCTCAAGGCATGGCAGGCACTCGATCTGCCTACCGGCATCGAGCGGCTGGTTCACCAGAACCGCCTGCTCAAGATTGCCCGCGAGGGCGGCCAGATGACACCCGCCGACCTGGCCAAATTCGAGCCGCAACGGCGCTACGCCACTCTCGTGGCGCTGGCCACCGTCACCGACGAAATCATCGACCTGCACGACCGCATCCTGGGTAAGCTGTTTAACGCTGCCAAGAATAAGCATCAGCAGCAGTTCCAGGCGTCAGGCAAGGCCATCAACGCCAAGGTACGTCTGTACGGGCGCATCGGTCAGGCGCTGATCGACGCCAAGCAATCAGGCCGCGATGCGTTTGCCGCCATCGAGGCCGTCATGTCCTGGGATTCCTTTGCCGAGAGCGTCACCGAGGCGCAGAAGCTCGCGCAACCCGATGACTTCGATTTCCTGCATCGCATCGGCGAGAGCTACGCCACCCTGCGCCGCTATGCACCGGAATTCCTTGCCGTGCTCAAGCTGCGGGCCGCGCCCGCCGCCAAAAACGTGCTTGATGCCATTGAGGTGCTGCGCGGCATGAACACCGACAACGCCCGCAAGCTGCCAGCCGATGCACCGACCGGCTTCATCAAGCCGCGCTGGCAGAAACTGGTGATGACCGACGCCGGCATCGACCGGCGCTACTACGAACTGTGCGCGCTGTCCGAGTTGAAGAACTCCCTGCGCTCGGGCGACATCTGGGTGCAGGGTTCACGCCAGTTCAAGGACTTCGAGGACTACCTGGTACCGCCCGAGAAGTTCACCAGCCTCAAGCAGTCCAGCGAATTGCCGCTGGCCGTGGCCACCGACTGCGAACAATATCTGCATGAGCGGCTGACGCTGCTGGAAGCACAACTTGCCACCGTCAACCGCATGGCGGCAGCCAACGACCTGCCGGATGCCATCATCACCGAGTCGGGCTTGAAGATCACGCCGCTGGATGCGGCGGTGCCCGACACCGCGCAGGCGCTGATAGACCAGACAGCCATGGTCCTGCCGCACGTCAAGATCACCGAACTGCTGCTCGAAGTCGATGAGTGGACGGGCTTCACCCGGCACTTCACGCACTTGAAATCGGGCGATCTGGCCAAGGACAAGAACCTGTTGTTGACCACGATCCTGGCCGACGCGATCAACCTGGGCCTGACCAAGATGGCCGAGTCCTGCCCCGGCACGACCTACGCGAAGCTCGCTTGGCTGCAAGCCTGGCATACCCGCGACGAAACGTACTCGACAGCGTTGGCTGAACTGGTCAACGCTCAGTTTCGGCATCCCTTTGCCGGGCACTGGGGCGATGGCACCACATCATCATCGGACGGACAGAATTTCCGAACCGCTAGCAAGGCAAAGAGCACGGGGCACATCAACCCAAAATATGGCAGCAGCCCAGGACGGACTTTCTACACCCACATCTCCGACCAATACGCGCCATTCCACACCAAGGTGGTCAATGTCGGCCTGCGCGACTCAACCTACGTGCTCGACGGCCTGCTGTACCACGAATCCGACCTGCGGATCGAGGAGCACTACACCGACACGGCGGGCTTCACCGATCACGTCTTCGCCCTGATGCACCTCTTGGGCTTCCGCTTCGCGCCGCGCATCCGCGACCTGGGCGACACCAAGCTCTACATCCCGAAGGGCGATGCCGCCTATGACGCGCTCAAGCCGATGATCGGCGGCACGCTCAACATCAAGCACGTCCGCGCCCATTGGGACGAAATCCTGCGGCTGGCCACCTCGATCAAGCAGGGCACGGTGACGGCCTCGCTGATGCTCAGGAAACTCGGCAGCTACCCGCGCCAGAACGGCTTGGCCGTCGCGCTGCGCGAGTTGGGCCGCATCGAGCGCACGCTGTTCATCCTCGACTGGCTGCAAAGCGTCGAGCTACGCCGCCGCGTGCATGCCGGGCTGAACAAGGGCGAGGCGCGCAATGCGCTGGCCCGTGCCGTGTTCTTCAACCGCCTTGGTGAAATCCGTGACCGCAGTTTCGAGCAGCAGCGCTACCGGGCCAGCGGCCTCAACCTGGTGACGGCGGCCATCGTGCTGTGGAACACGGTCTACCTGGAGCGTGCGGCGCATGCGTTGCGCGGCAATGGTCATGCCGTCGATGACTCGCTATTGCAGTACCTGTCGCCACTCGGCTGGGAGCACATCAACCTGACCGGTGATTACCTATGGCGCAGCAGCGCCAAGATCGGCGCGGGGAAGTTCAGGCCGCTACGGCCTCTGCAACCGGCTTAG